The Bacillus sp. F19 DNA segment TGTTTTTTAAAAGCGTTGTTTTACCCGCTCCTAAAAATCCGGATAATATGTATACTTCAACAGATTTCATCGTTATACGCTCCCGTTCAGGTTGATATGTCTCATCGTACATGAATGCTGCTTTTTCCGTCAATCTTATTCATGAAATAAGATAATTCAATGAACATGTAAGTCTTTCTATTGTTTATTCCTTTAGTTCACTATAGAATGAAAACTGTTGAAATTTTTCCTGGCAATCTAGCAGGAATTGGCAGTATGTGTTAATGAGACGCTGTTTATCAAAGACTGATATAGAAACATGGTCTTCGTAAAGAGCTAGTGAATAGGCCTGGGGGTAAAGATTTGTTGAAAAAAATTGCATGGGTAACAGATAGTGTTTCTTGTATTTCAGAAGAAGCTGCTGAAAAATATGGAATATATGTTGTGCCGCTTTCCATCATATTTAATGGGAAATGTTATAAAGACGGCATTGAACTTACAAATGAAGAATTTTATAAAAAGTTAAAAGCATCGAAGGTTTCACCAACAACAAGTCAGCCTGCTGTCGGTGATTTCGTCAAATTATATGAGAAACTGAAACAGGAATACGAAATGGGGATCGCCATTCATGTTACTTCAAAAGTAAGCGGCACCCTGAATGCATCCATGCTTGCCGCAGAAATTGCAGGCTTTAACATGGTGCATATTGATTCTAAAATCGGTGCAAAAGCCCTGGAATTCATGATGCTAGAGGGCATTCGCATGGACCTTGAAGGGTATTCGGGCGAAGAAATAGCCAAACATCTGCAGGAGCTTCCGGAGTGTGTAAGAGGACTTAACTTGATTGGCAGTCTCGAACAGCTTCACAAAGGAGGACGTGTATCCGGCGTGGGTATGGTGATTGGCAATCTGCTGCAAATTCG contains these protein-coding regions:
- a CDS encoding DegV family protein — translated: MLKKIAWVTDSVSCISEEAAEKYGIYVVPLSIIFNGKCYKDGIELTNEEFYKKLKASKVSPTTSQPAVGDFVKLYEKLKQEYEMGIAIHVTSKVSGTLNASMLAAEIAGFNMVHIDSKIGAKALEFMMLEGIRMDLEGYSGEEIAKHLQELPECVRGLNLIGSLEQLHKGGRVSGVGMVIGNLLQIRPIIKFQQGELVQLEKVRTTKKAENRILEIFKESYITKGVYGAAVIHSNLFEKAREWKERLLQIDPALEIEVGDLSPVISAHVGEGTIGLMWFEKKTSDK